Proteins encoded together in one Deltaproteobacteria bacterium window:
- a CDS encoding J domain-containing protein — MISAAEVRALARLVDELDYYQLLELERGAAASAVKQAYYGASRKLHPDANRHLTGADAEALGRIAKRISEAYQVLRDQRRRQAYDAQLASGQTRIALAEAETRADKQALDDYLGKTPNGRRFFGLARADLDKGDLASAARNMKMALTFEPGNDGFKKFAEQIRVALRNAPPGQVGPPPIGR, encoded by the coding sequence GTGATCTCTGCTGCTGAAGTACGCGCGCTCGCGAGGCTGGTCGACGAGCTCGACTACTACCAGCTGCTCGAGCTGGAGCGCGGCGCCGCGGCGTCGGCGGTGAAGCAGGCTTATTACGGCGCGTCGCGAAAGCTGCACCCCGACGCGAACCGTCACCTCACCGGCGCCGACGCGGAGGCCCTCGGGCGGATCGCGAAGCGCATCAGCGAGGCGTACCAGGTGCTGCGCGATCAGCGCCGGCGCCAGGCCTACGACGCGCAGCTCGCGAGCGGCCAGACGCGCATCGCGCTCGCCGAAGCGGAGACGCGCGCGGACAAGCAGGCCCTCGACGACTACCTCGGCAAGACGCCCAATGGCCGCCGCTTCTTCGGCCTCGCGCGGGCCGACCTCGACAAGGGCGACCTCGCCTCGGCCGCGCGGAACATGAAGATGGCGCTCACGTTCGAGCCGGGGAACGACGGGTTCAAGAAGTTCGCGGAGCAGATTCGGGTGGCGCTTCGGAATGCGCCGCCGGGACAGGTCGGGCCACCGCCGATCGGTAGGTAG
- a CDS encoding Hsp70 family protein, with the protein MAEIAVGIDLGTSNSCVAIARGRTVEVLPSGYGERITASVVAFHEDGSVQVGNAARANLILDPQNTVASAKRLIGRYSFSEEVKKARAICAYKILDGPGHSVRIQIRDELYSLPEISAMVLKEMKQIAEARLGQPVTKAVITVPAYFNDNQRQATKDAGKIAGLEVLRLLNEPTAAALAYGFGKGLSQKVAIYDFGGGTFDISILEIGKDVFEVLATCGDTYLGGDDFDDRIIDLLADEFVSQHGTNLRSDIYALEKLKAAAEAAKRTLSVEEQAEIRIPDIAKDAQGNSISIERMLTAAEFESLVGDLVLRTFKVCDEALQQASLVARDLDGVILVGGPTRLPLIRNHVRAYFQQEPRTDVDPDEVVAMGASIHAASLVGDVVTEEAAGGGAFLLDVTPLSLRIGVARGLAETVIERNTPVPIEQTRSFTTTQDNQERVQIRVCQGESRRAEENELLGQFDFSGFKKAPRGGVRIDVTFEINADGILNVQAKDQETGKVAATTLTYSSGLSDGELDEIVQAKRTDRVQTQAAPDQEIEPAPPPKPAPKPAPVAKAAPASAPAAKPAAVAKPAAPPTAPKPAAAPKPAAPAAAKPAAAPSAPQPAPAPVAANPVAAEKPAAPVAKAAPKAPAVIAIAPSAPEDVAVIDSEDTSDLIDDADDLDLDLALDSTQPSGARADANEDTQTRDAAPVEAAEPPKPATSAAAPEAEALDLIDDLEILAEVAEIEEADLEGIEIEASGDPGQAPDLMTGAESLFDHGADLSRYHHDDE; encoded by the coding sequence ATGGCGGAAATCGCGGTCGGCATCGATCTCGGAACGAGCAACTCGTGCGTCGCGATCGCCCGCGGCCGCACGGTCGAGGTGCTTCCGAGCGGCTACGGCGAGCGCATCACCGCGAGCGTGGTTGCCTTCCACGAGGACGGCAGCGTGCAGGTCGGCAACGCCGCGCGCGCAAACCTGATCCTCGATCCGCAGAACACCGTCGCGTCCGCGAAGCGCCTGATCGGCCGCTACTCGTTCAGCGAGGAAGTGAAGAAGGCGCGCGCGATCTGCGCGTACAAGATTCTCGACGGCCCGGGCCACAGCGTCCGCATCCAGATCCGCGACGAGCTGTACTCGCTGCCCGAGATCTCCGCGATGGTGCTGAAGGAGATGAAGCAGATCGCGGAGGCGCGGCTCGGCCAGCCCGTCACGAAGGCGGTGATCACGGTGCCCGCCTACTTCAACGACAACCAGCGCCAAGCCACGAAGGACGCGGGGAAGATCGCCGGCCTCGAGGTGCTCCGGCTGCTCAACGAGCCGACGGCGGCGGCGCTCGCCTACGGCTTCGGCAAAGGCCTCTCGCAGAAAGTCGCGATCTACGACTTCGGCGGCGGCACCTTCGACATCTCGATCCTCGAGATCGGCAAGGACGTGTTCGAGGTGCTCGCGACCTGCGGCGACACCTACCTCGGCGGCGACGACTTCGACGACCGCATCATCGACCTGCTCGCCGACGAGTTCGTCTCGCAGCACGGCACCAACCTGCGCAGCGACATCTACGCGCTCGAGAAGCTGAAGGCCGCGGCCGAGGCGGCGAAGCGCACGCTGTCGGTGGAGGAGCAGGCGGAGATCCGCATCCCCGACATCGCGAAGGACGCGCAGGGCAATTCGATCTCGATCGAGCGCATGCTGACGGCCGCCGAGTTCGAGTCGCTCGTGGGCGACCTCGTGCTGCGCACGTTCAAGGTGTGCGACGAAGCGCTGCAGCAGGCCAGCCTCGTCGCGCGCGACCTCGACGGCGTGATCCTCGTGGGCGGCCCGACGCGGCTCCCGCTGATTCGCAACCACGTGCGCGCGTACTTCCAGCAGGAGCCGCGCACCGACGTCGACCCCGACGAAGTCGTCGCGATGGGCGCCTCGATCCACGCGGCGTCGCTCGTCGGCGATGTCGTCACGGAAGAGGCGGCGGGCGGCGGCGCGTTCCTGCTCGACGTCACGCCGCTCTCGCTGCGCATCGGCGTCGCGCGCGGGCTCGCCGAGACCGTGATCGAGCGCAACACGCCCGTGCCGATCGAGCAGACGCGCAGCTTCACGACCACGCAAGACAACCAGGAGCGCGTGCAGATCCGCGTGTGTCAGGGTGAGTCGCGCCGCGCGGAAGAGAACGAGCTGCTCGGGCAGTTCGACTTCAGCGGGTTCAAGAAGGCGCCGCGCGGCGGTGTCCGCATCGACGTCACCTTCGAGATCAACGCCGACGGCATCCTCAACGTGCAGGCGAAGGACCAGGAGACCGGCAAGGTCGCGGCGACCACGCTGACGTACTCGTCGGGCCTCTCGGACGGCGAGCTCGACGAGATCGTCCAGGCGAAGCGCACGGACCGCGTGCAAACGCAGGCCGCGCCCGATCAGGAGATCGAGCCGGCGCCGCCGCCGAAGCCTGCGCCCAAGCCCGCGCCGGTCGCGAAGGCGGCTCCTGCTTCTGCGCCAGCGGCGAAGCCCGCGGCCGTAGCGAAGCCCGCAGCACCACCCACCGCGCCCAAGCCCGCGGCGGCCCCGAAGCCGGCTGCGCCTGCCGCTGCCAAGCCCGCGGCGGCGCCTTCCGCTCCGCAGCCTGCGCCTGCGCCGGTCGCGGCGAATCCGGTTGCAGCGGAGAAGCCTGCCGCGCCGGTCGCGAAGGCTGCGCCGAAGGCGCCGGCGGTGATTGCAATCGCGCCGAGCGCGCCCGAAGACGTCGCCGTGATCGACAGCGAGGACACGAGCGACCTGATCGACGACGCCGACGATCTCGACCTCGACCTCGCCCTCGACTCGACGCAGCCGAGCGGGGCGCGCGCCGATGCGAACGAAGACACGCAGACGCGCGACGCGGCGCCCGTGGAGGCCGCCGAGCCGCCGAAGCCCGCGACGAGCGCGGCAGCTCCCGAAGCCGAGGCGCTCGATCTCATCGACGATCTCGAGATCCTGGCCGAGGTGGCCGAGATCGAGGAGGCCGACCTCGAAGGGATCGAGATCGAGGCGAGCGGTGACCCGGGCCAAGCACCCGACCTGATGACTGGCGCCGAGAGCCTGTTCGATCACGGTGCCGACCTCTCGCGATACCACCACGACGACGAGTAG
- a CDS encoding YebC/PmpR family DNA-binding transcriptional regulator: protein MSGHSKWATIRRKKGAIDAKRGKIFTKLIREIQTAARMGGGSVDGNPRLRLAVEKARSENMPKDTIQRAIQKGSGGGDGSNFEEVVYEGYGPGGVAILIEGLTDNRTRTVGEVRHAFSKHGGNLGAQGCVSHLFEKKGQVVLEGVNGDALMEAALEAGADDVVEYEGTFTVVTRPSDLEGVKAALEKAGFATKSAEITMQASTQVPLTGDAAESMVKLAEALEDLDDVQNVHANFDIAAEELARIA from the coding sequence ATGTCCGGCCATTCGAAATGGGCGACGATTCGGCGCAAGAAGGGCGCGATCGACGCGAAGCGCGGGAAGATCTTCACCAAGCTGATCCGCGAGATTCAGACCGCTGCCCGCATGGGCGGCGGCAGCGTCGACGGGAACCCGCGGCTGCGCCTCGCGGTCGAGAAGGCGCGCTCCGAGAACATGCCCAAGGACACGATCCAGCGGGCGATCCAGAAGGGCTCCGGCGGCGGCGACGGCTCGAACTTCGAGGAGGTCGTGTACGAGGGCTACGGCCCCGGCGGCGTCGCGATTCTGATCGAGGGCCTCACCGACAACCGCACGCGCACGGTCGGCGAAGTGCGCCACGCCTTCTCGAAGCACGGGGGCAACCTCGGCGCGCAGGGCTGCGTCTCGCACCTGTTCGAGAAGAAGGGGCAGGTCGTGCTCGAGGGCGTGAACGGCGACGCCCTGATGGAGGCGGCGCTCGAAGCCGGCGCGGACGATGTCGTGGAGTACGAGGGCACGTTCACCGTCGTGACGCGGCCGAGCGACCTCGAAGGCGTGAAGGCGGCGCTGGAGAAGGCGGGCTTCGCGACGAAGAGCGCGGAGATCACGATGCAGGCGTCGACGCAAGTGCCGCTCACCGGGGACGCGGCGGAGTCGATGGTGAAGCTGGCGGAGGCTCTGGAGGACCTCGACGACGTGCAGAACGTTCACGCGAATTTCGACATCGCGGCGGAGGAGCTGGCGCGGATCGCTTGA
- the ruvC gene encoding crossover junction endodeoxyribonuclease RuvC — protein MRILGIDPGTNATGFGVVERAGARLTHVAHGTLRPVRAQSMAARLAEIHSGLTALIALHSPTHVVIEKIFVAASSRSALVLGQARGVALAAVGAAGLPFDEIAPQQIKLAVTGNGAAEKVQVQAMVRRLLALDATPQRDAADALAAAICRAQRQGATSRALRALEGAPVAVSEARRLYELSASRKRGRGARAAQFVLRNSGAVAAAPTGRGSGSASDPAPRGSTVRAPRAEGERSSQRTTR, from the coding sequence ATGCGCATCCTCGGGATCGATCCGGGCACGAATGCGACGGGGTTCGGCGTCGTCGAGCGCGCCGGCGCGCGGCTTACGCACGTCGCGCATGGCACGCTGCGGCCGGTGCGGGCGCAGTCGATGGCGGCGCGGCTGGCGGAGATTCACTCGGGGCTGACGGCGCTGATCGCGCTGCACTCGCCGACGCACGTCGTGATCGAGAAGATCTTCGTTGCGGCGAGCTCGCGTTCGGCGCTCGTGCTCGGGCAGGCGCGCGGCGTGGCGCTCGCGGCGGTCGGCGCTGCGGGGCTGCCGTTCGACGAGATCGCGCCGCAGCAGATCAAGCTCGCAGTGACGGGAAACGGCGCGGCGGAGAAGGTGCAGGTGCAGGCGATGGTTCGGCGGCTGCTCGCACTCGACGCGACGCCGCAGCGCGATGCGGCCGACGCGCTCGCTGCGGCGATCTGCCGCGCGCAGAGGCAAGGCGCGACTTCGCGCGCGCTGCGCGCGCTCGAGGGCGCGCCCGTCGCGGTGAGTGAGGCGCGCCGGCTGTACGAGCTGAGCGCGAGCCGAAAGCGCGGTCGCGGCGCGCGGGCCGCGCAGTTCGTGCTGCGAAACTCCGGCGCGGTCGCTGCTGCCCCGACCGGACGCGGCTCGGGAAGCGCAAGCGACCCAGCGCCGCGAGGCAGCACGGTGCGCGCGCCGCGAGCCGAAGGCGAGCGGAGCTCGCAAAGGACGACGCGGTGA
- the ruvA gene encoding Holliday junction branch migration protein RuvA: MIARLEGVLLERTPTRVVIDVRGVGYEAWIPLSTFSQLPDDGKTVALRVYTHVREDALVLYGFASEAERAAFELLLHASGVGPKLAQRILSGIEAAALVRAIRASDLATLRTVPGVGAKLAEKICVELRDRVEELAAFASEGAAAPARARAGDDDGTRAQLVSALLNLQTPRPKAERVADDVLEELGASAGLGELVRAALRRLAR; this comes from the coding sequence GTGATCGCGCGGCTCGAAGGAGTGCTGCTCGAGCGCACGCCGACGCGCGTGGTGATCGACGTGCGCGGCGTCGGGTACGAGGCGTGGATTCCGCTCTCGACGTTCTCGCAGCTCCCCGACGACGGGAAGACGGTCGCGCTGCGCGTGTACACGCACGTGCGCGAGGACGCGCTCGTGCTCTACGGCTTCGCCAGCGAGGCGGAGCGCGCGGCGTTCGAGTTGTTACTGCACGCCAGCGGCGTCGGGCCGAAGCTCGCGCAGCGCATTCTCTCGGGCATCGAGGCCGCCGCGCTCGTGCGCGCGATTCGCGCGAGCGATCTCGCGACGCTGCGCACCGTGCCGGGCGTCGGCGCGAAGCTCGCGGAGAAGATCTGCGTCGAGCTTCGCGATCGCGTCGAAGAGCTCGCGGCGTTCGCGAGCGAGGGCGCGGCCGCGCCGGCGCGCGCGCGTGCGGGCGACGACGACGGCACGCGCGCGCAGCTCGTCTCGGCGCTGCTGAACCTGCAAACGCCGCGGCCCAAGGCCGAGCGCGTCGCCGACGACGTGCTCGAAGAGCTCGGCGCGAGCGCAGGTCTCGGCGAGCTCGTGCGCGCCGCACTGCGCAGGCTCGCCCGATGA
- the ruvB gene encoding Holliday junction branch migration DNA helicase RuvB, producing the protein MSAPILEKAPLPGEAAFEDKLRPQTLAEMVGQDRLRENLAVFIAAAKGRGECLDHLLFYGPPGLGKTSLARIVAREMNAQFRATSGPVLERASDLAALLSNLEANDVLFIDEIHRLPPAVEEVLYPAMEDFQLDLLIGQGPSARSLRIDLPRFTLVGATTRAGLLTSPLRDRFGWSARLDYYPTADLVGVLVRSAKVLGISLERDAAGEIAQRSRGTPRIANRLLRRVRDFSAVEHGADAAVGAEIARFALERLDVDAAGFDKLDRALLLTLIEKFGGGPVGVETLAAALSEDRGTLEELVEPFLIQGGFLDRTPRGRVATRRAYDHLGIAPPAGGAGQGHLF; encoded by the coding sequence ATGAGCGCGCCGATTCTCGAGAAGGCGCCGCTGCCGGGCGAGGCCGCGTTCGAGGACAAGCTACGCCCGCAGACCCTCGCCGAGATGGTCGGGCAGGACCGCCTGCGCGAGAACCTCGCGGTCTTCATCGCCGCTGCGAAGGGGCGCGGCGAGTGCCTCGATCATCTCCTCTTCTACGGCCCGCCGGGCCTCGGCAAGACCTCCCTCGCGCGCATCGTCGCGCGCGAGATGAACGCGCAGTTCCGCGCCACGAGCGGGCCCGTGCTCGAGCGCGCGAGCGATCTCGCGGCGCTGCTCTCGAACCTCGAAGCGAACGACGTGCTGTTCATCGACGAGATCCACCGCCTGCCGCCCGCGGTCGAGGAGGTGCTCTATCCGGCGATGGAGGACTTCCAGCTCGATCTCCTGATCGGGCAGGGCCCGAGCGCGCGCTCGCTGCGCATCGACTTGCCGCGCTTCACGCTGGTCGGCGCCACCACGCGCGCCGGTCTGCTCACCTCGCCGCTGCGCGATCGCTTCGGCTGGAGCGCGCGGCTCGACTACTACCCCACCGCGGATCTCGTGGGCGTGCTCGTGCGCAGCGCGAAGGTGCTCGGCATCTCGCTCGAGCGCGACGCCGCGGGCGAGATCGCGCAGCGTTCGCGCGGTACGCCGCGCATCGCGAATCGACTGCTGCGCCGCGTGCGCGACTTCTCGGCGGTCGAGCACGGCGCGGACGCCGCGGTGGGCGCCGAGATCGCGCGCTTCGCGCTCGAGCGCCTCGACGTAGACGCTGCTGGGTTCGACAAGCTCGACCGCGCGCTGCTGCTCACGCTGATCGAGAAGTTCGGCGGCGGACCCGTGGGGGTGGAGACGCTCGCCGCCGCGCTCTCCGAGGACCGCGGCACGCTCGAAGAGCTGGTGGAGCCGTTCCTGATCCAAGGCGGCTTCCTCGATCGCACGCCCCGCGGCCGCGTCGCCACCCGCCGCGCCTACGACCACCTCGGCATCGCGCCGCCTGCTGGGGGAGCGGGTCAGGGACACCTGTTCTGA
- a CDS encoding protein kinase translates to MIRAVTTLVALVCIALGGFGLASALAPENGAVKAAAGIVEKAATAAGAAEHVQKLVGVVPGSAIAAVGLALLLFGPSGGPSARQERAPSGEAAKPSARGLKKAEKSAAALAKDGDPTGAGELCVDAGLPDLAVKYFVEAREFAKAADVRQGQNKHDEAADLYLSAGRFENAAALYATRQQWEKAADCYRKAGKMSVAAEMYEKAGKLIAAGECYMRCEFYRHAAQAFLKQHDWSRAAKAVEKALEEELASPTIGDNKERARELKKLVLQAAKLHEEGGDIEAALKALVGGQLWGAAAELAESKGPFERAADFYQRANNVPKAAEALRRIGENGAAAQMLGEHLRDKGEDAQAAQLLVEAGDFGSAADLYRKLEDWKLAGDCYERGGDNVRAGEMYRLATEWEAAASAYEKARQFREAAECVSQLGDGRREAKLLAQGGAHFAAAQVFAREGLEEDAIKLLQQVPERSGDFREAAALLGEIFRKKGKHSLAQKKLEQAIAGEPLSAANAELYYQLASVHEAANQPRAAIELYEKILAIDFHFRDVDARLEALRVQVETQDSPSGVPGLSDSKSGEPRPARYRIDRELGRGGMGIVYQATDLVLDRPVALKVLPDGLRDNPQALRNFIREAKAAAKLNHPNIVTVYDAGEQSGRTYIAMEYVDGTTLKAVVKQRGPLAPRAIVHVLAQVCEGLHYAHSQKVIHRDIKTANLMWTREKKAKIMDFGLARVVEGVLNHSTLVSGTPYYMSPEQTEGGAVDHRSDLYSLGVTAFELATGQVPFKEGNVAYHHVHTPPPDPRSLRAEIPAALAELILACMAKSPADRPQAAQDVLNRLRAVVAS, encoded by the coding sequence ATGATTCGCGCCGTTACGACACTCGTTGCGCTCGTGTGCATTGCGCTGGGCGGCTTCGGCCTCGCGAGCGCACTCGCGCCTGAGAACGGCGCGGTGAAGGCGGCCGCGGGCATCGTGGAAAAAGCCGCGACTGCGGCGGGCGCGGCGGAGCACGTTCAGAAGCTCGTCGGAGTCGTGCCGGGCAGCGCGATCGCGGCCGTCGGGCTCGCGCTGCTGCTGTTTGGTCCGAGCGGCGGCCCGAGCGCGCGGCAGGAGCGCGCTCCGAGCGGCGAGGCTGCGAAGCCGAGCGCGCGCGGACTCAAGAAGGCCGAGAAGTCCGCAGCCGCGCTCGCCAAAGACGGCGACCCCACCGGCGCTGGGGAGCTGTGTGTCGATGCGGGCCTGCCCGATCTCGCGGTGAAGTACTTCGTCGAAGCGCGCGAGTTCGCGAAGGCCGCCGACGTGCGCCAGGGCCAGAACAAGCACGACGAGGCCGCAGACCTCTACCTCAGCGCCGGGCGCTTCGAGAACGCGGCGGCCTTGTACGCGACGCGCCAGCAGTGGGAGAAGGCGGCGGACTGCTACCGCAAGGCCGGCAAGATGAGCGTCGCCGCCGAGATGTACGAGAAGGCGGGCAAGCTCATCGCGGCCGGCGAGTGTTACATGCGCTGCGAGTTCTATCGGCATGCGGCGCAGGCGTTCCTCAAGCAGCACGACTGGTCGCGGGCAGCCAAGGCTGTCGAGAAGGCGCTCGAGGAAGAGCTCGCTTCGCCGACGATCGGCGACAACAAGGAGCGCGCGCGCGAGCTGAAGAAGCTCGTCCTGCAGGCAGCGAAGCTGCACGAGGAGGGCGGCGACATCGAGGCGGCGCTGAAGGCGCTCGTCGGGGGGCAGCTCTGGGGCGCCGCTGCGGAGCTGGCGGAGAGCAAGGGCCCGTTCGAGCGCGCGGCCGACTTCTATCAGCGCGCGAACAACGTGCCGAAGGCGGCCGAGGCGTTACGCCGGATCGGAGAGAATGGCGCGGCCGCGCAGATGCTCGGCGAGCACCTGCGCGACAAGGGCGAGGACGCGCAGGCTGCGCAGCTGCTGGTCGAGGCGGGCGACTTTGGCTCCGCCGCGGACCTCTACCGCAAGCTCGAGGACTGGAAGCTCGCCGGCGATTGTTACGAGCGCGGCGGCGACAACGTGCGCGCGGGCGAGATGTATCGCCTCGCGACCGAGTGGGAAGCCGCCGCGAGCGCGTACGAGAAGGCGCGCCAGTTCCGCGAGGCAGCCGAGTGCGTTTCGCAGCTCGGCGACGGCCGGCGCGAGGCGAAGCTGCTGGCGCAAGGCGGCGCGCACTTCGCGGCAGCGCAGGTGTTCGCGCGCGAGGGCCTCGAGGAAGACGCGATCAAGCTGCTCCAGCAGGTGCCCGAGCGCAGCGGAGATTTTCGCGAGGCGGCGGCGTTGCTCGGCGAGATCTTCCGCAAGAAGGGCAAACACAGCCTCGCGCAGAAGAAGCTCGAGCAGGCGATCGCGGGCGAGCCGCTCAGCGCCGCCAACGCCGAGCTCTACTACCAGCTGGCGTCGGTGCACGAAGCGGCGAACCAGCCGCGCGCCGCGATCGAGCTGTACGAGAAGATCCTGGCGATCGACTTCCACTTCCGCGACGTCGATGCGCGGCTCGAAGCGCTGCGCGTACAGGTCGAGACGCAAGACTCGCCCTCGGGCGTGCCCGGGCTCAGCGACTCGAAATCAGGCGAGCCGCGCCCGGCCCGCTACCGCATCGACCGCGAGCTCGGCCGCGGCGGCATGGGCATCGTGTACCAAGCGACGGACCTCGTGCTCGACCGCCCTGTCGCGCTCAAGGTTCTGCCCGACGGCCTGCGCGACAACCCGCAGGCGCTTCGCAACTTCATCCGCGAGGCGAAGGCCGCTGCGAAGCTGAATCACCCGAACATCGTGACGGTGTACGACGCTGGCGAGCAGAGCGGCCGCACCTACATCGCGATGGAGTACGTCGACGGTACGACGCTGAAGGCGGTCGTGAAGCAGCGCGGGCCGCTCGCTCCGCGCGCGATCGTGCACGTGCTCGCGCAGGTGTGCGAGGGCCTCCACTACGCGCACTCGCAGAAGGTGATCCATCGCGACATCAAGACCGCGAACCTGATGTGGACCCGCGAGAAGAAGGCCAAGATCATGGACTTCGGGCTCGCGAGGGTCGTCGAAGGGGTGCTCAACCACTCCACGCTCGTGTCGGGCACGCCCTACTACATGAGCCCGGAGCAGACCGAGGGCGGGGCGGTCGACCATCGCAGCGACCTCTACAGCCTCGGCGTCACGGCGTTCGAGCTGGCGACGGGACAGGTGCCGTTCAAAGAAGGCAACGTGGCCTACCACCACGTGCACACGCCGCCGCCGGACCCTCGCTCTCTGCGCGCCGAGATCCCCGCCGCGCTGGCGGAGCTGATCCTCGCATGCATGGCGAAGAGCCCGGCAGATCGCCCTCAGGCTGCACAAGACGTGCTCAACCGGCTGCGCGCAGTCGTCGCAAGCTGA
- a CDS encoding UDP-3-O-acyl-N-acetylglucosamine deacetylase, giving the protein MTQRTIAEKATCTGVGLHSGGAATVSLFPARPGTGVVFVRSDLETPAEIPARRTALASTRLATTLGRGEATIGTVEHLLAAVSASGIDNLRVEVDGPEIPVMDGSAAPFLALLAAAGTFDQRVARRVIRIRKPIALRDGDRAIRVTPAPRLTLTYFVEYPHAAIGKQRLDALAIDAASFERELASARTFGFLQEVEALRRGGLARGGSLDNTVVLDEQRVLNPGGLRFADEFVRHKALDLIGDLALLGMPLLGHVEVERGGHALHQQLVERILATPEVWAIETSYTPALPQSDEDLSLAATA; this is encoded by the coding sequence ATGACGCAACGAACGATTGCCGAGAAGGCGACCTGCACGGGCGTCGGACTGCACTCGGGGGGGGCGGCCACCGTGTCGCTCTTCCCGGCGCGTCCTGGCACTGGCGTCGTGTTCGTTCGCAGCGACCTCGAGACCCCCGCCGAGATTCCTGCTCGTCGCACGGCACTGGCATCTACTCGGCTCGCGACCACGCTCGGCCGCGGCGAGGCGACGATCGGCACCGTCGAGCACCTGCTCGCCGCAGTCTCCGCGTCTGGCATCGACAATCTGCGCGTCGAGGTCGATGGCCCCGAGATTCCGGTGATGGATGGCAGCGCCGCACCGTTCCTGGCTCTGCTGGCGGCGGCGGGCACGTTCGACCAACGCGTCGCTCGCCGCGTGATCCGCATTCGCAAGCCGATCGCGCTTCGCGACGGCGACCGCGCGATTCGGGTGACGCCCGCGCCGCGCCTCACGCTCACGTACTTCGTCGAGTACCCGCACGCGGCGATCGGGAAGCAGCGTCTCGACGCGCTCGCGATCGACGCCGCAAGCTTCGAGCGGGAGCTCGCGAGCGCCCGCACGTTCGGGTTCCTCCAGGAAGTCGAGGCGCTGCGCCGCGGCGGTCTCGCGCGCGGGGGCAGCCTCGACAACACCGTCGTGCTCGACGAGCAGCGCGTCCTGAACCCAGGCGGCCTGCGCTTCGCCGACGAGTTCGTTCGCCACAAGGCGCTCGACCTGATCGGCGACCTCGCGTTGCTCGGGATGCCGCTACTCGGCCACGTTGAAGTCGAGCGCGGCGGGCACGCGCTCCACCAACAGCTCGTCGAGCGCATCCTCGCGACGCCCGAGGTGTGGGCGATCGAGACGTCCTACACGCCCGCACTTCCGCAGAGCGACGAAGACCTTTCCCTCGCAGCGACGGCGTAG
- a CDS encoding PilZ domain-containing protein: protein MSAAAPPRRRFRRRTVRVRVDYAIDSEQRSEWATTLGAGGMFIETEEPTRAGARFKACFALPGSEPHEIEARVVWVMAAGPPGIGPARAPGIGVEFTDPVAASRLAHELEDWEPTGV, encoded by the coding sequence ATGAGCGCAGCCGCGCCGCCGCGAAGGCGCTTTCGGCGCCGCACGGTGCGCGTGCGCGTGGACTACGCGATCGACAGCGAGCAGCGCTCGGAGTGGGCAACCACGCTCGGCGCCGGCGGCATGTTCATCGAGACCGAGGAGCCGACGCGCGCAGGCGCTCGTTTCAAGGCGTGCTTCGCGCTGCCCGGCAGCGAGCCTCACGAGATCGAGGCGCGCGTCGTGTGGGTGATGGCGGCGGGCCCGCCGGGCATCGGCCCTGCGCGCGCGCCGGGCATCGGCGTCGAGTTCACCGATCCGGTCGCGGCGTCGCGGCTCGCGCACGAGCTCGAGGACTGGGAGCCCACCGGCGTCTAG